In Chrysemys picta bellii isolate R12L10 chromosome 3, ASM1138683v2, whole genome shotgun sequence, a single genomic region encodes these proteins:
- the TBX18 gene encoding T-box transcription factor TBX18, with protein MAEKRRPSPGTAMSLKAHAFSVEALIGAEKQQHKQPKRRKLGGEEEAAAAAEEAGSGCEKGSSEGADSAPLQPHAGAVSAPGRSCGELELSCSVRGPAGSCEESFLGGSPPVSPGGSPKGSRAGSPPPTPQAPRVDLQGAELWKRFHEIGTEMIITKAGRRMFPAMRVKISGLDPHQQYYIAMDIVPVDNKRYRYVYHSSKWMVAGNADSPVPPRVYIHPDSPASGETWMRQVISFDKLKLTNNELDDQGHIILHSMHKYQPRVHVIRKDCGDDLSPVKPIPSGEGVKAFSFPETVFTTVTAYQNQQITRLKIDRNPFAKGFRDSGRNRMGLEALVESYAFWRPSLRTLTFEDIPGIPKQGNAGSSTLLQGPGNGVPSTHPHLLPGSPCSSPAFHLGPNTSQLCSLAPADYSACARSGLTLNRYSTSLAETYNRLTNQTSETFAPPRTPSYVGVSSSTTVNMSMTGNDGDAFSCPQTGLSMQISGMSPQLQYIMPSPASNAFTTNQTHQGSYNTFRLHSPCALYGYNFSTSPKLAASPEKIVSSQGSFLGSSPSGTMTDRQMLPPVEGVHLLSSGGQQNFFDSRTLGSLTLSSSQVSAHMV; from the exons ATGGCAGAGAAGCGGCGACCCTCGCCCGGCACCGCGATGAGTCTCAAGGCTCACGCCTTCTCCGTAGAGGCGCTGATCGGAGCCGAGAAGCAGCAGCACAAGCAGCCGAAGCGGCGCAAGCTGGgcggcgaggaggaggcggcggcggcggcggaagAAGCGGGCAGCGGCTGCGAAAAGGGCTCCAGCGAGGGCGCCGACAGCGCCCCgttgcagccccacgctggggcAGTGTCGGCGCCTGGCAGGAGCTGCGGCGAGCTGGAGCTGAGCTGCAGCGTCCGGGGACCCGCCG GCAGCTGCGAGGAGAGTTTCCTAGGAGGGTCCCCGCCAGTGTCGCCCGGCGGCTCCCCCAAGGGGTCTAGGGCCGGTTCCCCTCCGCCAACCCCGCAAGCGCCCCGGGTAGATCTGCAGGGAGCCGAGCTGTGGAAGCGCTTCCATGAGATCGGCACCGAGATGATCATCACCAAGGCAGGAAG GCGGATGTTCCCCGCAATGAGAGTGAAGATCTCAGGTTTAGACCCACATCAGCAATATTACATTGCCATGGACATTGTGCCAGTGGATAACAAAAGATACAG GTATGTTTACCATAGTTCGAAGTGGATGGTGGCCGGGAATGCTGATTCACCAGTACCTCCTCGTGTTTATATTCACCCTGATTCACCCGCCTCAGGGGAGACCTGGATGAGACAAGTGATCAGCTTTGACAAACTGAAACTTACAAACAACGAGCTGGACGATCAAGGGCAT ATTATCCTTCATTCTATGCACAAATACCAGCCTCGTGTCCATGTCATTCGTAAAGACTGTGGTGATGATCTGTCTCCAGTCAAGCCCATTCCTTCAGGAGAAGGCGTCAAAGCATTTTCCTTTCCTGAAACTGTTTTCACTACTGTAACAGCATACCAGAATCAACAG ATCACTCGATTGAAGATTGATAGGAATCCATTTGCCAAAGGATTTAGAGATTCTGGACGTAACAG AATGGGACTGGAAGCTTTAGTGGAGTCCTATGCATTCTGGAGACCTTCACTGAGGACACTTACATTTGAAGATATACCTGGGATCCCGAAACAAG GAAATGCAGGCTCCTCTACTTTACTCCAGGGACCTGGCAATGGAGTTCCATCTACCCACCCTCACCTCTTACCTGGGTCCCCTTGCTCTTCTCCTGCCTTCCACCTGGGTCCCAACACTAGCCAGCTCTGTAGCCTTGCTCCAGCTGACTATTCGGCTTGTGCCCGCTCAGGCTTAACCCTTAACAGATACAGCACTTCTCTGGCTGAAACCTACAACAGGCTCACAAACCAAACCAGTGAGACCTTTGCACCCCCAAGGACTCCCTCTTATGTGGGTGTGTCAAGTAGCACAACTGTGAACATGTCCATGACGGGCAATGACGGTGATGCATTCAGCTGCCCACAAACCGGTTTATCTATGCAGATATCAGGGATGTCGCCACAGCTTCAGTACATCATGCCATCCCCAGCAAGCAATGCCTTCACCACTAATCAAACCCACCAAGGCTCTTACAATACATTTAGACTACACAGTCCCTGTGCTTTGTATGGATATAACTTTTCCACATCCCCCAAACTGGCTGCCAGTCCTGAGAAAATTGTTTCTTCCCAAGGAAGTTTCTTGGGGTCCTCACCAAGTGGAACCATGACTGATCGGCAGATGTTGCCCCCTGTGGAAGGAGTTCACTTACTTAGCAGCGGGGGACAGCAGAATTTCTTTGACTCTAGGACCCTAGGAAGCTTAACACTGTCATCATCTCAAGTGTCTGCACATATGGTTTGA